Proteins from one Petrotoga sp. 9PW.55.5.1 genomic window:
- a CDS encoding lytic transglycosylase domain-containing protein, which produces MKIFFCVLVLLIIPLQFFSYYEIYDYLFMKPKNYLEYNSNSSGEFGIEFYSIKKYPLMDSNELLSSVWSQQRDLIGGQMVVESSNYTHAISSSKAVGLLQLKPQTAEDLYVYNLFDPYDNLKGALEYHGYLRRLFNNERLQIIAYHDGPTAVMAGRTSENGEKYYEKVKGAQNNYQNRKIYSPYFVGGRFLYSKEDEINTELMGGLAYRKYEIYGGLSFKTPPIQDQIQDQSFSFDSLEIDYNYSFLYSPRTHFGLGFEGEILPTDLLLRIGLPWQNFILKGPNNPEIIYKHSLNNNWTTKLMINEEILLISGYFSIDFLDLYLGYNIFEHSINLGFRISF; this is translated from the coding sequence ATGAAGATTTTTTTTTGTGTTTTAGTTTTATTGATAATTCCACTACAATTTTTTTCGTATTACGAAATATATGATTATCTATTTATGAAACCAAAAAATTATTTGGAGTATAACTCTAATTCTTCAGGAGAGTTTGGTATAGAATTTTATTCTATAAAAAAATATCCTCTAATGGATTCAAATGAATTGTTGTCTAGTGTTTGGTCTCAACAAAGAGATTTGATTGGTGGTCAAATGGTTGTTGAATCATCCAATTATACTCACGCCATTTCATCATCTAAAGCTGTTGGTTTGTTACAATTAAAACCTCAAACTGCAGAAGATCTTTACGTTTACAATTTGTTTGATCCATATGATAATTTAAAAGGCGCTTTAGAATATCATGGATATCTGAGACGTTTATTCAATAACGAAAGGCTGCAGATTATTGCTTACCATGATGGACCCACAGCCGTTATGGCCGGAAGGACCTCTGAAAACGGAGAAAAATATTACGAAAAGGTAAAAGGCGCACAAAATAATTACCAAAACAGAAAAATTTATTCTCCTTATTTTGTTGGAGGCAGATTTTTGTATTCAAAAGAAGATGAAATAAACACAGAATTAATGGGAGGATTGGCATATAGAAAATATGAGATTTATGGGGGTTTGTCTTTCAAAACCCCACCTATTCAAGATCAAATTCAAGATCAAAGTTTTTCTTTTGACTCTTTAGAAATAGATTATAATTACTCTTTTTTGTACTCTCCAAGAACACATTTTGGCTTGGGATTTGAAGGAGAAATATTGCCAACTGATTTACTACTAAGGATTGGATTGCCTTGGCAAAATTTTATATTAAAAGGTCCTAATAATCCAGAAATTATTTATAAACATTCACTAAATAATAATTGGACAACTAAGTTAATGATAAATGAAGAAATTCTTTTAATTTCTGGCTATTTTTCAATAGATTTTTTAGATTTGTATCTTGGATATAATATCTTTGAACATTCAATTAACTTAGGATTTCGCATTTCTTTTTAG
- the fliF gene encoding flagellar basal-body MS-ring/collar protein FliF: MEKYIQIIRDWWQNQEEKQKRLYILLLIVSVVLIIVLSIILSRKNYVFFVGGLDQTSSGNIVRTFEEMGIEYKVDNYGNIYVANQNVAELRMKLASDGVLGYNISGYELLQNQGLGTTSYDKQVNYQIALEGELSRSIASMDKIRSARVHLVIPPRTYYEVGETPKTSASVLLNLDPGASISSNQIRAIINLVSGAVPGLDPENVKVVDNFSNDLSSQIALGDGISNADTKFKLKAEIERYYKQKVENSLQSVFGLGNVVVVPEIELNWQKIEEESRKVEPVVDEEGLVLSTQIRSEQSSSSPLGQVAGVDSNIPPYSYQTPTGTGNYYNSSDTIINYDVNQIYRRTIEDKSGEISNKSITIFVDFQNSKVPDSQDLRDQIAKAVSNAAGTPETNISLVDIQFNRDIESMRWQIENEIQMQRQRITNIIIAIIILIFILIMIIIISRISRDRKAARLVEERKKQLETNVEDVMKERGVEVLEVSPEEEKIREILNIADRNPKEVAEIIRTWLKTQ, from the coding sequence ATGGAAAAGTATATTCAAATAATTAGAGACTGGTGGCAAAATCAAGAAGAAAAACAAAAAAGATTATATATATTACTACTAATAGTATCAGTCGTACTGATTATAGTACTTTCTATAATTCTTTCAAGAAAGAATTATGTTTTTTTTGTTGGTGGATTAGATCAAACAAGTTCCGGAAACATTGTCAGAACTTTTGAGGAAATGGGAATTGAATATAAAGTAGATAATTATGGAAATATTTATGTTGCTAATCAAAACGTTGCTGAATTAAGAATGAAATTAGCAAGTGATGGTGTTTTAGGTTATAATATTTCTGGATACGAACTACTTCAAAATCAAGGTCTTGGGACTACCAGTTACGATAAACAAGTAAATTATCAAATTGCGTTGGAAGGAGAACTCTCAAGAAGTATTGCATCAATGGATAAAATTAGATCAGCACGAGTTCATTTGGTTATACCCCCAAGAACTTATTATGAAGTTGGTGAAACACCCAAAACTTCCGCATCTGTTCTTTTAAATTTGGACCCAGGAGCGTCTATCTCTTCCAATCAAATAAGAGCAATTATTAACTTAGTATCCGGAGCTGTTCCTGGATTAGATCCTGAAAATGTCAAAGTTGTAGATAACTTCTCGAATGATTTAAGTTCTCAAATTGCATTGGGAGATGGAATCAGTAATGCTGATACAAAATTTAAATTAAAAGCAGAAATCGAGAGATATTATAAACAAAAGGTAGAAAATAGTTTACAATCTGTTTTTGGTCTTGGAAATGTCGTTGTGGTTCCTGAAATCGAATTAAATTGGCAAAAGATAGAAGAAGAAAGTAGAAAAGTTGAACCTGTTGTAGATGAAGAAGGATTAGTGCTTAGTACACAAATCAGAAGTGAGCAAAGTAGTTCTTCTCCTTTAGGACAAGTAGCTGGAGTTGATTCAAACATTCCTCCATATTCTTATCAAACACCTACCGGAACAGGTAATTATTACAATAGTTCCGATACGATTATCAATTACGATGTGAATCAAATTTATAGAAGAACTATAGAAGATAAAAGCGGAGAAATTTCTAATAAAAGTATAACTATATTTGTTGATTTTCAAAACAGTAAAGTCCCAGACAGTCAAGATTTAAGAGATCAAATAGCTAAAGCTGTATCGAATGCAGCAGGAACTCCCGAAACAAATATCTCTTTGGTTGATATTCAATTTAATAGAGATATAGAATCGATGCGATGGCAAATTGAAAATGAAATTCAAATGCAAAGACAAAGAATTACTAACATAATAATAGCTATAATTATATTAATCTTTATACTTATTATGATTATAATTATTTCAAGAATTTCTAGAGATCGTAAGGCAGCCCGGCTAGTTGAAGAAAGGAAAAAACAACTCGAAACAAACGTCGAAGATGTCATGAAAGAAAGAGGCGTAGAAGTTCTAGAAGTTTCACCTGAAGAAGAAAAAATAAGGGAAATATTAAATATAGCTGATAGAAATCCTAAAGAAGTTGCTGAAATTATAAGAACTTGGCTTAAAACTCAGTAA